One Actinomycetes bacterium genomic window carries:
- the sufB gene encoding Fe-S cluster assembly protein SufB gives YFVKSTEAQAATWEDLPEDIKNTYDKLGIPEAEKQRLVSGVAAQYESEVVYHKIREDLEEQGVLFLDTDTALREHEDLFREYFGSVIPSGDNKFAALNTAVWSGGSFIYVPPGVHVEIPLQAYFRINTENMGQFERTLMIIDEGAYVHYVEGCTAPIYKSDSLHSAVVEIIVKKNARCRYTTIQNWSNNVYNLVTKRAVAHEGATMEWVDGNIGSKVTMKYPAVWMTGEHAKGEVLSIAFAGEGQHQDAGAKMVHAAPHTSSTIISKSVARGGGRTSYRGLVQIDEGAYGSRSTVKCDALLVDTISRSDTYPYVDVREDDVSMGHEATVSRVSEDQLFYLMSRGMTEDEAMAMVVRGFVEPIARELPMEYALELNRLIELQMEGAVG, from the coding sequence TACTTCGTGAAGTCGACCGAGGCGCAGGCAGCGACCTGGGAAGACCTGCCCGAGGACATCAAGAACACCTACGACAAGCTCGGCATCCCCGAGGCGGAGAAGCAGCGCCTCGTCTCCGGTGTCGCGGCCCAGTACGAGTCCGAGGTCGTCTACCACAAGATCCGTGAGGACCTCGAGGAGCAGGGCGTCCTCTTCCTCGACACGGACACCGCGCTCAGGGAGCACGAGGACCTGTTCCGCGAGTACTTCGGCTCGGTGATCCCGTCCGGCGACAACAAGTTCGCCGCGCTGAACACCGCCGTCTGGTCGGGTGGCTCGTTCATCTACGTGCCGCCGGGCGTGCACGTCGAGATCCCGCTGCAGGCCTACTTCCGCATCAACACCGAGAACATGGGCCAGTTCGAGCGGACGCTCATGATCATCGACGAGGGCGCCTACGTGCACTACGTCGAGGGCTGCACCGCGCCGATCTACAAGTCGGACTCGCTGCACTCCGCGGTCGTCGAAATCATCGTCAAGAAGAACGCGCGCTGCCGGTACACGACCATCCAGAACTGGTCGAACAACGTCTACAACCTGGTCACGAAGCGGGCCGTGGCCCACGAGGGCGCGACCATGGAGTGGGTCGACGGCAACATCGGCTCCAAGGTGACCATGAAGTACCCGGCCGTCTGGATGACCGGCGAGCACGCCAAGGGCGAGGTGCTCTCGATCGCCTTCGCCGGCGAGGGCCAGCACCAGGACGCCGGCGCCAAGATGGTGCACGCCGCGCCGCACACCTCCTCGACGATCATCTCCAAGTCCGTCGCCCGGGGCGGTGGCCGCACGTCCTACCGCGGTCTGGTCCAGATCGACGAGGGCGCCTACGGCTCCCGGTCGACGGTGAAGTGCGACGCGCTGCTGGTCGACACGATCAGCCGGTCGGACACCTACCCCTACGTCGACGTCCGCGAGGACGACGTCTCCATGGGCCACGAGGCGACCGTCTCGCGGGTCAGCGAGGACCAGCTCTTCTACCTGATGAGCCGCGGCATGACCGAGGACGAGGCCATGGCCATGGTCGTCCGCGGGTTCGTGGAGCCGATCGCCCGCGAGCTGCCGATGGAGTACGCCCTGGAGCTGAACCGGCTCATCGAACTGCAGATGGAAGGTGCCGTCGGCTGA